In Ahaetulla prasina isolate Xishuangbanna chromosome 5, ASM2864084v1, whole genome shotgun sequence, the following are encoded in one genomic region:
- the LETM1 gene encoding mitochondrial proton/calcium exchanger protein isoform X1: MAAFVLLRRCARRAPGLPRPGCGEAAAAGHLENLACLNCSSMRLIKDMSARFKYCTNISPYVYCTKDSYTWTKEERQGAALRAFDSLRPSPHRGVSGPCWVTVRNWHSSASRNDDSVVEKSLKSLKDKNKKLEEGGPIYSPAVEETIVKKSIGQKIVDEVKHYYHGFRLLWIDSKIAARMLWQILHGSSMTRRERRQFLRICADLFRLVPFLVFIVVPFMEFLLPVALKLFPNMLPSTFETNSKKEERLKKELRVKLEVAKFLQDTIEEIALKNKAAKGNATKDFSTFFQKIRETGERPSNEEILRFSKLFEDELTLDNLTRPQLVALCKLLELQSIGTNNFLRFQLIMRLRSIKADDKLITEEGVNSLTVKELQAACRVRGMRALGVTEERLKDQLKQWLDLHLNQEIPTSLLILSRALYLPETLSPADQLKTTLQILPENVAKEAQVKAAEVEGEKIDNKARLEATLQEEEAIRKEHHEKELEKLSEAAEKAKETLHAAEREVIVDLDSSALNKVSLDATAEREPAKVNLTLQSEVLKDTAPVLEGMKGEEITKEEIDMLSDACSKLKEQKKLLTKEKEELEDLKDDVQEYSEDLQEIKELSKKGPEDIVEESKASKRLTKKVNRMIGQIDRIIQELETDQKPVGEQLSGGPSPPIGLRFPFRENLISIQDLINVMKQLQEIPEGKLNKLAEALDENKDGKINIDDVVKVIELIDKEDIDISTKQVAEIVSLLHKEEKVEEIEKTKESAEKEAAEVKN; encoded by the exons ATGGCGGCCTTCGTGCTGCTGAGGCGATGCGCGCGGAGGGCGCCGGGGCTGCCCCGGCCGGGCTGCGGAGAGGCCGCCGCGGCAG GTCATTTGGAGAACCTTGCTTGTCTTAACTGTTCCTCCATGAGGCTAATAAAAGACAT GTCTGCCCGTTTTAAATATTGCACTAATATCTCACCTTACGTTTATTGTACAAAAGACAGCTACACTtggacaaaagaagaaaggcagGGGGCAGCCCTGAGAGCGTTTGACTCCCTGCGGCCCTCTCCCCACAGAGGAGTTTCAGGGCCTTGTTGGGTTACAGTGAGGAACTGGCATTCTTCAGCATCCAGAAATGATGACTCTGTAGTAGAAAAATCACTCAAGTCCCTGAAAGACAAAAACAAGAAGTTGGAAGAAGGGGGCCCCATTTATAGTCCAGCAGTGGAAGAAACCATCGTTAAAAAATCCATTGGGCAGAAGATTGTCGATGAGGTGAAGCATTACTATCACGGCTTCCGGTTGTTGTGGATCGATTCCAAAATTGCCGCCAGAATGCTCTGGCAGATCCTTCACGGCAGCTCCATGACCCGCCGGGAGCGCAGACAG TTCCTTCGGATCTGTGCCGACCTCTTTCGCTTGGTCCCTTTCCTCGTCTTCATTGTGGTTCCCTTCATGGAATTCTTGCTTCCTGTAGCTTTGAAGTTGTTCCCCAATATGCTTCCTTCGACATTTGAGACAAACTCTAAGAAG GAAGAGAGGTTGAAGAAAGAACTGAGAGTAAAGCTTGAGGTGGCTAAATTTCTTCAAGATACTATTGAAGAGATTGCCTTAAAAAACAAAGCCGCTAAAGGGAATGCTACGAAGGATTTCTCAACCTTCTTTCAAAAG ATACGCGAGACTGGTGAGAGGCCAAGCAACGAAGAGATTTTACGATTTTCTAAACTGTTTGAGGATGAGCTGACCCTGGACAACCTCACAAGGCCCCAGCTGGTTGCTCTGTGTAAACTTTTGGAACTTCAGTCAATTGGAACAAACAACTTTCTTCGCTTCCAGCTAATAATGAGACTGAGAAGTATCAAAGCGGACGATAAA CTGATAACTGAGGAGGGCGTGAATAGCCTGACGGTAAAAGAGTTGCAAGCGGCCTGCCGAGTGAGGGGCATGAGAGCCCTCGGCGTCACGGAGGAGCGGTTAAAGGATCAGCTGAAGCAG TGGTTGGACTTGCATCTGAATCAAGAAATCCCAACTTCCCTGCTTATATTATCCAGAGCGCTGTACCTCCCAGAAACTCTGTCTCCGGCTGACCAGCTGAAAACGACTTTGCAAATTCTCCCTGAGAATGTG gcGAAGGAGGCTCAGGTGAAAGCAGCAGAAGTGGAAGGAGAAAAGATTGACAATAAAGCCAGGTTGGAAGCAACTCTTCAAGAAGAGGAAGCCATCAGGAAAGAAcaccatgagaaagagctggAAAAGCTTTCCGAAGCGGCTGAAAAAGCCAAAGAGACTCTTCACGCTGCGGAAAGG GAGGTGATAGTAGATCTGGATTCCTCAGCTCTGAACAAAGTCTCTCTAGATGCCACTGCTGAACGAGAACCGGCAAAAGTGAATTTAACCCTGCAGTCAGAGGTTTTGAAAGATACGGCCCCGGTATTGGAAGGCATGAAG GGCGAAGAAATAACAAAAGAAGAGATTGACATGCTAAGCGATGCTTGCTCTAAACTGAAGGAACAAAAGAAATTGCTgacaaaggagaaggaggaactgGAGGACCTGAAGGATGACGTGCAGGAATACAGCGAG GATTTGCAAGAAATCAAGGAACTATCTAAGAAAGGACCAGAAGACATAGTTGAAGAATCCAAAGCCAGCAAGAGGCTGACTAAAAAAGTGAACCGAATGATTGGGCAGATCGATAGAATCATTCAGGAGTTGGAGACAGACCAAAAACCAGTCGGAGAACAGCTGAGCGGGGGTCCCAGTCCTCCCATTGG GCTGCGTTTCCCATTTAGGGAGAACCTCATCAGCATCCAGGATCTTATTAATGTGATGAAGCAGCTCCAGGAAATCCCCGAAGGCAAACTCAACAAGCTGGCTGAGGCGCTGGATGAGAATAAGGACGGCAAGATCAACATAGATGACGTGGTCAAG GTGATTGAATTGATTGACAAGGAGGACATCGATATCTCTACCAAGCAAGTAGCAGAGATCGTATCGCTGCTGCACAAggaagaaaaagtggaagagattgagAAGACCAAAGAAAGCGCAGAGAAGGAAGCGGCAGAAGTGAAGAACTAG
- the LETM1 gene encoding mitochondrial proton/calcium exchanger protein isoform X2, protein MAAFVLLRRCARRAPGLPRPGCGEAAAAGHLENLACLNCSSMRLIKDMSARFKYCTNISPYVYCTKDSYTWTKEERQGAALRAFDSLRPSPHRGVSGPCWVTVRNWHSSASRNDDSVVEKSLKSLKDKNKKLEEGGPIYSPAVEETIVKKSIGQKIVDEVKHYYHGFRLLWIDSKIAARMLWQILHGSSMTRRERRQFLRICADLFRLVPFLVFIVVPFMEFLLPVALKLFPNMLPSTFETNSKKEERLKKELRVKLEVAKFLQDTIEEIALKNKAAKGNATKDFSTFFQKIRETGERPSNEEILRFSKLFEDELTLDNLTRPQLVALCKLLELQSIGTNNFLRFQLIMRLRSIKADDKLITEEGVNSLTVKELQAACRVRGMRALGVTEERLKDQLKQWLDLHLNQEIPTSLLILSRALYLPETLSPADQLKTTLQILPENVAKEAQVKAAEVEGEKIDNKARLEATLQEEEAIRKEHHEKELEKLSEAAEKAKETLHAAEREVIVDLDSSALNKVSLDATAEREPAKVNLTLQSEVLKDTAPVLEGMKGEEITKEEIDMLSDACSKLKEQKKLLTKEKEELEDLKDDVQEYSEDLQEIKELSKKGPEDIVEESKASKRLTKKVNRMIGQIDRIIQELETDQKPVGEQLSGGPSPPIGENLISIQDLINVMKQLQEIPEGKLNKLAEALDENKDGKINIDDVVKVIELIDKEDIDISTKQVAEIVSLLHKEEKVEEIEKTKESAEKEAAEVKN, encoded by the exons ATGGCGGCCTTCGTGCTGCTGAGGCGATGCGCGCGGAGGGCGCCGGGGCTGCCCCGGCCGGGCTGCGGAGAGGCCGCCGCGGCAG GTCATTTGGAGAACCTTGCTTGTCTTAACTGTTCCTCCATGAGGCTAATAAAAGACAT GTCTGCCCGTTTTAAATATTGCACTAATATCTCACCTTACGTTTATTGTACAAAAGACAGCTACACTtggacaaaagaagaaaggcagGGGGCAGCCCTGAGAGCGTTTGACTCCCTGCGGCCCTCTCCCCACAGAGGAGTTTCAGGGCCTTGTTGGGTTACAGTGAGGAACTGGCATTCTTCAGCATCCAGAAATGATGACTCTGTAGTAGAAAAATCACTCAAGTCCCTGAAAGACAAAAACAAGAAGTTGGAAGAAGGGGGCCCCATTTATAGTCCAGCAGTGGAAGAAACCATCGTTAAAAAATCCATTGGGCAGAAGATTGTCGATGAGGTGAAGCATTACTATCACGGCTTCCGGTTGTTGTGGATCGATTCCAAAATTGCCGCCAGAATGCTCTGGCAGATCCTTCACGGCAGCTCCATGACCCGCCGGGAGCGCAGACAG TTCCTTCGGATCTGTGCCGACCTCTTTCGCTTGGTCCCTTTCCTCGTCTTCATTGTGGTTCCCTTCATGGAATTCTTGCTTCCTGTAGCTTTGAAGTTGTTCCCCAATATGCTTCCTTCGACATTTGAGACAAACTCTAAGAAG GAAGAGAGGTTGAAGAAAGAACTGAGAGTAAAGCTTGAGGTGGCTAAATTTCTTCAAGATACTATTGAAGAGATTGCCTTAAAAAACAAAGCCGCTAAAGGGAATGCTACGAAGGATTTCTCAACCTTCTTTCAAAAG ATACGCGAGACTGGTGAGAGGCCAAGCAACGAAGAGATTTTACGATTTTCTAAACTGTTTGAGGATGAGCTGACCCTGGACAACCTCACAAGGCCCCAGCTGGTTGCTCTGTGTAAACTTTTGGAACTTCAGTCAATTGGAACAAACAACTTTCTTCGCTTCCAGCTAATAATGAGACTGAGAAGTATCAAAGCGGACGATAAA CTGATAACTGAGGAGGGCGTGAATAGCCTGACGGTAAAAGAGTTGCAAGCGGCCTGCCGAGTGAGGGGCATGAGAGCCCTCGGCGTCACGGAGGAGCGGTTAAAGGATCAGCTGAAGCAG TGGTTGGACTTGCATCTGAATCAAGAAATCCCAACTTCCCTGCTTATATTATCCAGAGCGCTGTACCTCCCAGAAACTCTGTCTCCGGCTGACCAGCTGAAAACGACTTTGCAAATTCTCCCTGAGAATGTG gcGAAGGAGGCTCAGGTGAAAGCAGCAGAAGTGGAAGGAGAAAAGATTGACAATAAAGCCAGGTTGGAAGCAACTCTTCAAGAAGAGGAAGCCATCAGGAAAGAAcaccatgagaaagagctggAAAAGCTTTCCGAAGCGGCTGAAAAAGCCAAAGAGACTCTTCACGCTGCGGAAAGG GAGGTGATAGTAGATCTGGATTCCTCAGCTCTGAACAAAGTCTCTCTAGATGCCACTGCTGAACGAGAACCGGCAAAAGTGAATTTAACCCTGCAGTCAGAGGTTTTGAAAGATACGGCCCCGGTATTGGAAGGCATGAAG GGCGAAGAAATAACAAAAGAAGAGATTGACATGCTAAGCGATGCTTGCTCTAAACTGAAGGAACAAAAGAAATTGCTgacaaaggagaaggaggaactgGAGGACCTGAAGGATGACGTGCAGGAATACAGCGAG GATTTGCAAGAAATCAAGGAACTATCTAAGAAAGGACCAGAAGACATAGTTGAAGAATCCAAAGCCAGCAAGAGGCTGACTAAAAAAGTGAACCGAATGATTGGGCAGATCGATAGAATCATTCAGGAGTTGGAGACAGACCAAAAACCAGTCGGAGAACAGCTGAGCGGGGGTCCCAGTCCTCCCATTGG GGAGAACCTCATCAGCATCCAGGATCTTATTAATGTGATGAAGCAGCTCCAGGAAATCCCCGAAGGCAAACTCAACAAGCTGGCTGAGGCGCTGGATGAGAATAAGGACGGCAAGATCAACATAGATGACGTGGTCAAG GTGATTGAATTGATTGACAAGGAGGACATCGATATCTCTACCAAGCAAGTAGCAGAGATCGTATCGCTGCTGCACAAggaagaaaaagtggaagagattgagAAGACCAAAGAAAGCGCAGAGAAGGAAGCGGCAGAAGTGAAGAACTAG
- the LETM1 gene encoding mitochondrial proton/calcium exchanger protein isoform X3, with amino-acid sequence MAAFVLLRRCARRAPGLPRPGCGEAAAAGHLENLACLNCSSMRLIKDMSARFKYCTNISPYVYCTKDSYTWTKEERQGAALRAFDSLRPSPHRGVSGPCWVTVRNWHSSASRNDDSVVEKSLKSLKDKNKKLEEGGPIYSPAVEETIVKKSIGQKIVDEVKHYYHGFRLLWIDSKIAARMLWQILHGSSMTRRERRQFLRICADLFRLVPFLVFIVVPFMEFLLPVALKLFPNMLPSTFETNSKKEERLKKELRVKLEVAKFLQDTIEEIALKNKAAKGNATKDFSTFFQKIRETGERPSNEEILRFSKLFEDELTLDNLTRPQLVALCKLLELQSIGTNNFLRFQLIMRLRSIKADDKLITEEGVNSLTVKELQAACRVRGMRALGVTEERLKDQLKQWLDLHLNQEIPTSLLILSRALYLPETLSPADQLKTTLQILPENVAKEAQVKAAEVEGEKIDNKARLEATLQEEEAIRKEHHEKELEKLSEAAEKAKETLHAAEREVIVDLDSSALNKVSLDATAEREPAKVNLTLQSEVLKDTAPVLEGMKGEEITKEEIDMLSDACSKLKEQKKLLTKEKEELEDLKDDVQEYSEDLQEIKELSKKGPEDIVEESKASKRLTKKVNRMIGQIDRIIQELETDQKPVGEQLSGGPSPPIGLRFPFRENLISIQDLINVMKQLQEIPEGKLNKLAEALDENKDGKINIDDVVKCLPR; translated from the exons ATGGCGGCCTTCGTGCTGCTGAGGCGATGCGCGCGGAGGGCGCCGGGGCTGCCCCGGCCGGGCTGCGGAGAGGCCGCCGCGGCAG GTCATTTGGAGAACCTTGCTTGTCTTAACTGTTCCTCCATGAGGCTAATAAAAGACAT GTCTGCCCGTTTTAAATATTGCACTAATATCTCACCTTACGTTTATTGTACAAAAGACAGCTACACTtggacaaaagaagaaaggcagGGGGCAGCCCTGAGAGCGTTTGACTCCCTGCGGCCCTCTCCCCACAGAGGAGTTTCAGGGCCTTGTTGGGTTACAGTGAGGAACTGGCATTCTTCAGCATCCAGAAATGATGACTCTGTAGTAGAAAAATCACTCAAGTCCCTGAAAGACAAAAACAAGAAGTTGGAAGAAGGGGGCCCCATTTATAGTCCAGCAGTGGAAGAAACCATCGTTAAAAAATCCATTGGGCAGAAGATTGTCGATGAGGTGAAGCATTACTATCACGGCTTCCGGTTGTTGTGGATCGATTCCAAAATTGCCGCCAGAATGCTCTGGCAGATCCTTCACGGCAGCTCCATGACCCGCCGGGAGCGCAGACAG TTCCTTCGGATCTGTGCCGACCTCTTTCGCTTGGTCCCTTTCCTCGTCTTCATTGTGGTTCCCTTCATGGAATTCTTGCTTCCTGTAGCTTTGAAGTTGTTCCCCAATATGCTTCCTTCGACATTTGAGACAAACTCTAAGAAG GAAGAGAGGTTGAAGAAAGAACTGAGAGTAAAGCTTGAGGTGGCTAAATTTCTTCAAGATACTATTGAAGAGATTGCCTTAAAAAACAAAGCCGCTAAAGGGAATGCTACGAAGGATTTCTCAACCTTCTTTCAAAAG ATACGCGAGACTGGTGAGAGGCCAAGCAACGAAGAGATTTTACGATTTTCTAAACTGTTTGAGGATGAGCTGACCCTGGACAACCTCACAAGGCCCCAGCTGGTTGCTCTGTGTAAACTTTTGGAACTTCAGTCAATTGGAACAAACAACTTTCTTCGCTTCCAGCTAATAATGAGACTGAGAAGTATCAAAGCGGACGATAAA CTGATAACTGAGGAGGGCGTGAATAGCCTGACGGTAAAAGAGTTGCAAGCGGCCTGCCGAGTGAGGGGCATGAGAGCCCTCGGCGTCACGGAGGAGCGGTTAAAGGATCAGCTGAAGCAG TGGTTGGACTTGCATCTGAATCAAGAAATCCCAACTTCCCTGCTTATATTATCCAGAGCGCTGTACCTCCCAGAAACTCTGTCTCCGGCTGACCAGCTGAAAACGACTTTGCAAATTCTCCCTGAGAATGTG gcGAAGGAGGCTCAGGTGAAAGCAGCAGAAGTGGAAGGAGAAAAGATTGACAATAAAGCCAGGTTGGAAGCAACTCTTCAAGAAGAGGAAGCCATCAGGAAAGAAcaccatgagaaagagctggAAAAGCTTTCCGAAGCGGCTGAAAAAGCCAAAGAGACTCTTCACGCTGCGGAAAGG GAGGTGATAGTAGATCTGGATTCCTCAGCTCTGAACAAAGTCTCTCTAGATGCCACTGCTGAACGAGAACCGGCAAAAGTGAATTTAACCCTGCAGTCAGAGGTTTTGAAAGATACGGCCCCGGTATTGGAAGGCATGAAG GGCGAAGAAATAACAAAAGAAGAGATTGACATGCTAAGCGATGCTTGCTCTAAACTGAAGGAACAAAAGAAATTGCTgacaaaggagaaggaggaactgGAGGACCTGAAGGATGACGTGCAGGAATACAGCGAG GATTTGCAAGAAATCAAGGAACTATCTAAGAAAGGACCAGAAGACATAGTTGAAGAATCCAAAGCCAGCAAGAGGCTGACTAAAAAAGTGAACCGAATGATTGGGCAGATCGATAGAATCATTCAGGAGTTGGAGACAGACCAAAAACCAGTCGGAGAACAGCTGAGCGGGGGTCCCAGTCCTCCCATTGG GCTGCGTTTCCCATTTAGGGAGAACCTCATCAGCATCCAGGATCTTATTAATGTGATGAAGCAGCTCCAGGAAATCCCCGAAGGCAAACTCAACAAGCTGGCTGAGGCGCTGGATGAGAATAAGGACGGCAAGATCAACATAGATGACGTGGTCAAG TGTTTGCCTAGGTGA
- the LETM1 gene encoding mitochondrial proton/calcium exchanger protein isoform X4, translating to MAAFVLLRRCARRAPGLPRPGCGEAAAAGHLENLACLNCSSMRLIKDMSARFKYCTNISPYVYCTKDSYTWTKEERQGAALRAFDSLRPSPHRGVSGPCWVTVRNWHSSASRNDDSVVEKSLKSLKDKNKKLEEGGPIYSPAVEETIVKKSIGQKIVDEVKHYYHGFRLLWIDSKIAARMLWQILHGSSMTRRERRQFLRICADLFRLVPFLVFIVVPFMEFLLPVALKLFPNMLPSTFETNSKKEERLKKELRVKLEVAKFLQDTIEEIALKNKAAKGNATKDFSTFFQKIRETGERPSNEEILRFSKLFEDELTLDNLTRPQLVALCKLLELQSIGTNNFLRFQLIMRLRSIKADDKLITEEGVNSLTVKELQAACRVRGMRALGVTEERLKDQLKQWLDLHLNQEIPTSLLILSRALYLPETLSPADQLKTTLQILPENVAKEAQVKAAEVEGEKIDNKARLEATLQEEEAIRKEHHEKELEKLSEAAEKAKETLHAAERGEEITKEEIDMLSDACSKLKEQKKLLTKEKEELEDLKDDVQEYSEDLQEIKELSKKGPEDIVEESKASKRLTKKVNRMIGQIDRIIQELETDQKPVGEQLSGGPSPPIGLRFPFRENLISIQDLINVMKQLQEIPEGKLNKLAEALDENKDGKINIDDVVKVIELIDKEDIDISTKQVAEIVSLLHKEEKVEEIEKTKESAEKEAAEVKN from the exons ATGGCGGCCTTCGTGCTGCTGAGGCGATGCGCGCGGAGGGCGCCGGGGCTGCCCCGGCCGGGCTGCGGAGAGGCCGCCGCGGCAG GTCATTTGGAGAACCTTGCTTGTCTTAACTGTTCCTCCATGAGGCTAATAAAAGACAT GTCTGCCCGTTTTAAATATTGCACTAATATCTCACCTTACGTTTATTGTACAAAAGACAGCTACACTtggacaaaagaagaaaggcagGGGGCAGCCCTGAGAGCGTTTGACTCCCTGCGGCCCTCTCCCCACAGAGGAGTTTCAGGGCCTTGTTGGGTTACAGTGAGGAACTGGCATTCTTCAGCATCCAGAAATGATGACTCTGTAGTAGAAAAATCACTCAAGTCCCTGAAAGACAAAAACAAGAAGTTGGAAGAAGGGGGCCCCATTTATAGTCCAGCAGTGGAAGAAACCATCGTTAAAAAATCCATTGGGCAGAAGATTGTCGATGAGGTGAAGCATTACTATCACGGCTTCCGGTTGTTGTGGATCGATTCCAAAATTGCCGCCAGAATGCTCTGGCAGATCCTTCACGGCAGCTCCATGACCCGCCGGGAGCGCAGACAG TTCCTTCGGATCTGTGCCGACCTCTTTCGCTTGGTCCCTTTCCTCGTCTTCATTGTGGTTCCCTTCATGGAATTCTTGCTTCCTGTAGCTTTGAAGTTGTTCCCCAATATGCTTCCTTCGACATTTGAGACAAACTCTAAGAAG GAAGAGAGGTTGAAGAAAGAACTGAGAGTAAAGCTTGAGGTGGCTAAATTTCTTCAAGATACTATTGAAGAGATTGCCTTAAAAAACAAAGCCGCTAAAGGGAATGCTACGAAGGATTTCTCAACCTTCTTTCAAAAG ATACGCGAGACTGGTGAGAGGCCAAGCAACGAAGAGATTTTACGATTTTCTAAACTGTTTGAGGATGAGCTGACCCTGGACAACCTCACAAGGCCCCAGCTGGTTGCTCTGTGTAAACTTTTGGAACTTCAGTCAATTGGAACAAACAACTTTCTTCGCTTCCAGCTAATAATGAGACTGAGAAGTATCAAAGCGGACGATAAA CTGATAACTGAGGAGGGCGTGAATAGCCTGACGGTAAAAGAGTTGCAAGCGGCCTGCCGAGTGAGGGGCATGAGAGCCCTCGGCGTCACGGAGGAGCGGTTAAAGGATCAGCTGAAGCAG TGGTTGGACTTGCATCTGAATCAAGAAATCCCAACTTCCCTGCTTATATTATCCAGAGCGCTGTACCTCCCAGAAACTCTGTCTCCGGCTGACCAGCTGAAAACGACTTTGCAAATTCTCCCTGAGAATGTG gcGAAGGAGGCTCAGGTGAAAGCAGCAGAAGTGGAAGGAGAAAAGATTGACAATAAAGCCAGGTTGGAAGCAACTCTTCAAGAAGAGGAAGCCATCAGGAAAGAAcaccatgagaaagagctggAAAAGCTTTCCGAAGCGGCTGAAAAAGCCAAAGAGACTCTTCACGCTGCGGAAAGG GGCGAAGAAATAACAAAAGAAGAGATTGACATGCTAAGCGATGCTTGCTCTAAACTGAAGGAACAAAAGAAATTGCTgacaaaggagaaggaggaactgGAGGACCTGAAGGATGACGTGCAGGAATACAGCGAG GATTTGCAAGAAATCAAGGAACTATCTAAGAAAGGACCAGAAGACATAGTTGAAGAATCCAAAGCCAGCAAGAGGCTGACTAAAAAAGTGAACCGAATGATTGGGCAGATCGATAGAATCATTCAGGAGTTGGAGACAGACCAAAAACCAGTCGGAGAACAGCTGAGCGGGGGTCCCAGTCCTCCCATTGG GCTGCGTTTCCCATTTAGGGAGAACCTCATCAGCATCCAGGATCTTATTAATGTGATGAAGCAGCTCCAGGAAATCCCCGAAGGCAAACTCAACAAGCTGGCTGAGGCGCTGGATGAGAATAAGGACGGCAAGATCAACATAGATGACGTGGTCAAG GTGATTGAATTGATTGACAAGGAGGACATCGATATCTCTACCAAGCAAGTAGCAGAGATCGTATCGCTGCTGCACAAggaagaaaaagtggaagagattgagAAGACCAAAGAAAGCGCAGAGAAGGAAGCGGCAGAAGTGAAGAACTAG